The following are encoded together in the Pleurocapsa sp. FMAR1 genome:
- a CDS encoding low molecular weight protein-tyrosine-phosphatase — translation MTYKLLFVCLGNICRSPSAENIMNYLITEAGMSDKIICDSAGTSGYHIGASPDRRMNAAAITKGIELQGKSRKLKPSDLQQFDLILAMDRENYQDILYLDREGKYESKVRLMCDFATERNEREVPDPYYGGQDGFNYVIELLFDACAGLLDYVVNLEKHQAKS, via the coding sequence ATGACCTATAAATTGTTATTTGTTTGCCTGGGTAATATTTGTCGTTCTCCATCAGCAGAAAACATTATGAACTACCTGATAACAGAAGCTGGTATGTCCGACAAAATTATCTGTGATTCGGCTGGAACTTCGGGGTATCATATCGGTGCATCTCCAGATCGGCGGATGAACGCTGCTGCTATTACAAAAGGGATTGAGCTACAGGGAAAATCCCGCAAACTAAAACCTTCAGACTTGCAGCAGTTTGACCTGATTTTAGCTATGGATCGAGAAAATTACCAGGATATTTTGTATTTAGATCGAGAAGGAAAATATGAATCCAAAGTGCGCCTGATGTGTGACTTTGCTACTGAGCGAAATGAGCGAGAAGTCCCCGATCCCTATTACGGTGGTCAAGATGGTTTTAATTATGTGATTGAACTACTATTTGATGCTTGTGCAGGTTTATTGGATTACGTTGTGAATTTGGAAAAACATCAGGCTAAGAGTTAG